In Leucobacter sp. CX169, a single genomic region encodes these proteins:
- a CDS encoding class II histone deacetylase yields MTRKTGYIWHEQYAWHDTGTHAGVFPSGGHVQPLANFESPESKARMASLVEVSGMINNLTRIKATPVTDEDLLRVHTPEHIERIRTQSDTTGGDAGDGFSPFGRGSFELAKLAAGGTLAAAEAVLAGEVDNAYALVRPPGHHAEPDQGRGYCLFANVPVTIESLRARGLVQRVAIFDYDVHHGNGAQKIYWEDPNVLTISVHQDRLFPVDSGMADEQGGGAGLGTNINIPLPAGSGDGAYWSVVEEVVAPAIRAFQPDLIIVSSGFDPSAMDPLGRMSVTSGGFRGMAERLVGLAADVCDGKIIFSHEGGYSPVHVPFCGIAVLEALSGVESGVQDPVNITVGQSPTREILAHQTEVIQQSAELARALGLVIADQSPR; encoded by the coding sequence ATGACGCGAAAGACTGGCTACATCTGGCACGAGCAGTACGCCTGGCACGACACCGGCACGCACGCGGGAGTATTCCCCTCCGGCGGGCACGTCCAGCCGCTCGCCAACTTCGAGAGCCCAGAGTCAAAAGCCCGCATGGCAAGTCTGGTCGAGGTCTCGGGCATGATCAACAACCTGACCCGCATCAAGGCCACCCCGGTCACCGATGAGGACCTGCTGCGCGTGCACACCCCCGAGCACATCGAGCGCATTCGTACCCAGTCCGACACGACGGGAGGCGACGCCGGTGACGGCTTCTCCCCCTTCGGCCGCGGTTCGTTTGAGCTCGCAAAGCTCGCAGCGGGCGGCACGCTCGCCGCCGCTGAGGCAGTGCTGGCCGGCGAGGTCGACAACGCATACGCGCTCGTGCGCCCGCCCGGGCACCACGCCGAGCCCGACCAGGGGCGCGGATACTGCCTGTTTGCCAACGTCCCCGTCACCATCGAGTCGCTGCGCGCCCGCGGCCTCGTGCAGCGAGTCGCGATCTTTGACTACGACGTGCACCACGGCAACGGCGCGCAAAAGATCTACTGGGAAGACCCGAACGTGCTCACCATCTCGGTGCACCAGGATCGCCTCTTCCCGGTCGACTCGGGCATGGCAGACGAGCAGGGCGGTGGCGCCGGCCTCGGCACCAACATCAACATCCCGCTGCCCGCGGGCTCAGGCGACGGCGCCTACTGGTCGGTTGTCGAAGAGGTGGTGGCCCCGGCAATTCGCGCGTTCCAGCCCGACCTCATCATCGTCTCGAGCGGCTTTGACCCGTCGGCGATGGACCCGCTCGGGCGCATGAGCGTCACCTCGGGCGGCTTCCGCGGCATGGCCGAGCGCCTCGTGGGACTCGCCGCCGACGTCTGTGACGGGAAGATCATCTTCTCGCACGAGGGCGGGTACTCCCCCGTACATGTGCCGTTCTGCGGCATCGCGGTCCTTGAAGCTTTGAGCGGCGTCGAGTCGGGCGTGCAGGATCCCGTGAACATCACCGTCGGCCAGTCGCCAACTCGCGAGATCCTGGCGCACCAGACGGAGGTCATTCAGCAGTCGGCCGAACTCGCCCGAGCGCTTGGACTCGTTATAGCGGACCAGTCGCCCCGGTAA
- a CDS encoding Lrp/AsnC family transcriptional regulator, producing the protein MGQNRKSNNDEANHLGWTVGQRTFITLDDIDEQLLSVLERDGRTSYADLAAAVGLTPGGARARVKRLEENRVVKVIGITNPYAVGLQSVASLQIEVSGNIDAVADQLSEYDGVRYVVLGSGSFSILAEVYAETPQALFSLINREIREVPGVSRIETFVYDSVHTHRPIFPLTGATGPL; encoded by the coding sequence ATGGGGCAGAACCGCAAGAGCAACAACGATGAAGCAAACCACCTTGGCTGGACCGTGGGCCAGCGGACCTTCATCACGCTCGACGACATCGATGAGCAGCTGCTCTCGGTGCTCGAACGCGACGGTCGGACAAGCTACGCCGACCTCGCCGCCGCCGTCGGGCTGACACCTGGTGGCGCCCGCGCCCGGGTGAAGCGACTGGAAGAAAACCGGGTCGTCAAGGTCATCGGCATCACGAACCCGTACGCAGTCGGGCTGCAGTCGGTCGCGAGCCTGCAGATCGAGGTCTCTGGCAACATCGACGCGGTCGCCGATCAGCTCAGCGAGTACGACGGAGTGCGCTACGTGGTGCTGGGCTCAGGCAGTTTCAGTATCCTGGCCGAGGTGTACGCAGAAACACCCCAGGCCCTCTTCTCGCTGATCAATCGCGAGATTCGTGAGGTGCCCGGGGTGTCCAGGATCGAGACGTTCGTCTACGACTCAGTGCACACGCACCGGCCGATCTTCCCGCTTACCGGGGCGACTGGTCCGCTATAA
- a CDS encoding Gfo/Idh/MocA family protein gives MANPNVVLFGAGAMGRNHARIIAASSRANLVGIVDPFEANGRAATEQFGGEWFAGAAEALKKADAVVVAASTEYHYDIAREILDAGVPVLIEKPICPSLEQTEEILAIAEKRGVPVQCGFLERFNAGVLAAKSMIDEPVYVRAERHSPYWARIKTGVAWDMLVHDADLISNVFGAALPDAVSAELGFFHPESMPGAEDVIDMTLRFPGGGIASASASRIGQRKVRKMTIQSLDSMIEIDLLLRGVTKYRHANIESTGDKVGFKQMTEMEVPEVSGAEPLAAQFDHFVDLVAGRVDMDEERRSILPAHRIIAAALAKK, from the coding sequence ATGGCTAACCCGAACGTTGTACTCTTCGGAGCCGGTGCCATGGGGCGCAACCACGCCCGCATCATTGCAGCATCTTCGCGAGCCAACCTCGTCGGAATTGTTGATCCATTCGAGGCGAATGGCCGCGCGGCAACCGAGCAGTTTGGCGGCGAGTGGTTTGCCGGTGCAGCGGAGGCGCTCAAGAAGGCTGACGCGGTCGTCGTCGCGGCGTCGACTGAGTACCACTACGACATTGCGCGAGAGATTCTCGACGCGGGGGTGCCGGTGCTCATTGAGAAGCCGATTTGCCCATCGCTTGAGCAGACCGAAGAGATCCTGGCCATCGCCGAGAAACGGGGCGTTCCGGTGCAGTGCGGATTTCTCGAACGCTTCAACGCTGGTGTGCTTGCCGCGAAGTCGATGATCGACGAGCCGGTGTACGTGCGTGCCGAGCGGCACTCTCCATACTGGGCTCGGATCAAGACCGGCGTTGCGTGGGACATGTTGGTGCACGATGCGGACCTCATCTCCAACGTGTTTGGCGCAGCTTTGCCCGACGCTGTGAGCGCGGAGCTGGGGTTCTTTCACCCGGAATCGATGCCCGGCGCGGAAGACGTCATCGACATGACGCTTCGCTTCCCGGGCGGTGGTATCGCTTCTGCCTCAGCCAGCCGCATTGGCCAGCGCAAGGTGCGCAAGATGACCATTCAGTCGCTCGACTCGATGATTGAGATCGACTTGCTACTGCGCGGTGTGACCAAGTACCGCCACGCCAACATCGAGAGCACGGGCGACAAGGTGGGATTCAAACAGATGACCGAGATGGAGGTGCCTGAAGTCTCAGGCGCCGAGCCGCTCGCCGCCCAGTTTGACCACTTTGTGGACCTCGTCGCGGGCCGTGTCGACATGGACGAGGAGCGCCGCAGCATCTTGCCAGCGCACCGCATCATCGCTGCTGCGCTCGCGAAGAAATAG
- a CDS encoding UDP-3-O-(3-hydroxymyristoyl)glucosamine N-acyltransferase: MTDLSAKSLATHFGASLIGPDLEITIPAPLLDAHESALTFVGDTERFAEPLLNALNIGAIVFAPLGTQLPSNATGALILVDNPRASFGLAVANHFAPQPDAGISDTARVHSTASVHETASIGEYTVIRAGAVVEAHAEIRDHVVIGRNVVVGAHSLIKSQAVVGEEGFGIEKDADGNNFHVPHIGSVRLGTYTEVGNFTTVCSGTLAPTVVGDYTKIDDHVHIAHNCQIGKNVIITACAEISGSVTIEDEVWIGPNASVIQGLTLGKDSLLGIGAVALKSIPENEVRVGNPAKRLGDNKK; the protein is encoded by the coding sequence ATGACAGATTTAAGCGCGAAGTCTCTCGCAACTCATTTCGGGGCAAGCCTTATCGGCCCAGACCTAGAGATCACAATCCCGGCGCCGCTCCTGGACGCTCACGAAAGCGCACTTACTTTTGTCGGCGATACCGAGAGGTTCGCGGAGCCGTTGCTGAATGCGTTGAACATCGGCGCGATCGTATTTGCGCCGTTGGGCACGCAGCTTCCGAGCAACGCGACGGGCGCGTTGATTTTGGTGGATAACCCTCGCGCATCGTTTGGGCTAGCCGTCGCGAACCATTTTGCGCCTCAGCCTGATGCCGGCATTTCCGATACTGCCCGCGTGCACTCGACCGCGTCAGTCCACGAGACTGCGTCCATTGGCGAGTACACCGTGATCCGTGCCGGCGCCGTCGTCGAGGCGCATGCCGAGATTCGGGATCACGTGGTGATTGGTCGCAATGTCGTGGTTGGGGCCCACTCGCTCATCAAGAGTCAGGCTGTTGTCGGCGAAGAGGGCTTCGGCATCGAGAAGGATGCCGATGGAAACAATTTTCACGTGCCGCACATCGGGTCAGTCCGCCTCGGGACCTACACAGAGGTGGGAAACTTCACGACGGTGTGCTCAGGAACTCTCGCCCCCACAGTCGTCGGCGATTACACAAAAATTGACGACCATGTACATATCGCCCACAACTGTCAAATCGGCAAGAACGTCATCATTACTGCGTGTGCAGAGATATCGGGCAGCGTGACTATCGAGGACGAAGTGTGGATCGGACCGAACGCTTCAGTGATTCAGGGACTCACCCTGGGCAAAGATTCCTTGCTCGGGATCGGCGCCGTTGCGCTGAAATCTATTCCCGAGAACGAGGTTCGTGTCGGAAATCCCGCGAAGCGTCTCGGGGACAACAAAAAGTAA
- a CDS encoding GCN5 family acetyltransferase, giving the protein MTAYKEAGYLVTSFQEYLESPQGLHMILRHDIDNTIEQAMRVAEVDAAAGCTSTFFLRVHARGYNLMSLPSLRIVQEIEALGHEVQLHLEGGLSDWLGGDNFEWAERQRAVFEAAVGRPLGGFSSHEPARMGGMDFANALKDRWSDSVDYHAYEERFMMPNMKYLSDSSGRWREGHFGMWVGKEPLMQVLTHPFWWFEKVPAENY; this is encoded by the coding sequence TTGACCGCGTATAAAGAGGCCGGATACCTGGTCACGAGTTTTCAGGAATACCTGGAGTCTCCGCAGGGGCTGCACATGATCCTTCGGCACGACATCGACAACACCATTGAACAGGCGATGCGGGTCGCTGAGGTTGATGCTGCGGCCGGATGCACTTCGACGTTCTTCTTGCGGGTGCACGCGCGCGGCTACAACCTGATGAGCCTTCCGTCATTGCGCATTGTCCAAGAGATTGAAGCGCTTGGACACGAGGTGCAGCTGCATCTCGAGGGCGGGCTGAGTGATTGGCTCGGGGGAGACAACTTTGAGTGGGCGGAGCGGCAACGGGCCGTTTTTGAAGCCGCGGTGGGTCGGCCATTGGGCGGATTCAGCTCACACGAGCCAGCCCGCATGGGTGGTATGGACTTTGCAAATGCGCTCAAGGATCGATGGTCAGACTCTGTCGACTATCACGCCTATGAAGAGCGGTTCATGATGCCGAACATGAAGTACTTGAGCGATTCAAGCGGCCGTTGGCGTGAGGGTCACTTCGGCATGTGGGTAGGGAAAGAGCCGCTCATGCAGGTGCTCACGCACCCCTTCTGGTGGTTCGAGAAGGTCCCCGCGGAGAACTACTAG
- a CDS encoding glycosyltransferase has product MRVVIASRIYRPEPSAASLFLGSVADAMLADGHEVEVLTARPLPGLGDGSHGERVRTFPVLRDKSGYVRGYVQYMSFDLPLAFRLLFTRRPAAVFVEPPPTTGAVVRVICALRRIPYVYDAADIWSDAAGHATSSGVVVRILRTIERFAMRGATEMVTISQGVIDRTRELGVHSPMTVTGFGADTSVFTYSDDVVERTFIYAGTYTGLHGAEILIEAFAQFTATHPGHRLRFIGNGTGQESMRARATELGIDGAVEFAASVDAADLRPQLARSLASLATLHPDGGYEYAFTSKIYSSLATGCPVIFAGPGPTNLFISEAPRHVPVGVAVQYDASAIAQAMRDVADRPLQPAQRRSIAEWTAATHSMNAVARRVTQVIAGVVRKQRDAT; this is encoded by the coding sequence GTGCGCGTCGTCATCGCGTCTCGCATCTATCGGCCAGAGCCCTCTGCAGCCTCGCTTTTCTTGGGGAGTGTGGCCGACGCGATGCTCGCAGACGGCCACGAGGTCGAGGTATTGACAGCGAGGCCATTGCCGGGTCTTGGCGACGGCTCTCACGGTGAGCGCGTTCGAACCTTTCCAGTTCTGCGCGACAAGAGCGGCTACGTTCGCGGCTACGTCCAGTACATGAGCTTTGATCTTCCGCTCGCGTTTCGTTTGCTCTTCACCAGGCGCCCCGCTGCGGTCTTTGTCGAGCCTCCCCCCACCACTGGGGCCGTCGTACGCGTTATCTGTGCGCTGAGGCGCATTCCGTATGTCTACGACGCGGCCGACATTTGGTCCGACGCCGCAGGCCACGCGACGAGTTCAGGGGTCGTGGTGCGCATACTGCGCACGATCGAGCGATTTGCAATGCGCGGGGCGACCGAGATGGTCACCATTTCACAGGGAGTGATCGATCGGACGCGAGAGCTCGGCGTCCATAGCCCCATGACGGTGACTGGTTTCGGCGCCGACACCTCAGTCTTTACCTACTCCGACGATGTGGTCGAGCGGACCTTCATCTACGCGGGTACCTACACCGGCCTGCACGGTGCCGAGATCCTGATCGAAGCGTTCGCTCAGTTCACAGCGACGCACCCCGGCCATCGCCTTCGATTCATCGGAAACGGCACGGGTCAGGAATCGATGCGCGCACGTGCGACAGAGCTTGGAATCGATGGCGCCGTGGAGTTTGCAGCATCCGTCGACGCGGCAGATCTGCGTCCCCAGCTCGCCAGATCGCTCGCGAGCCTCGCCACCCTGCACCCCGACGGCGGCTACGAGTACGCCTTCACGTCAAAAATATACTCATCTCTTGCGACTGGCTGCCCCGTGATCTTCGCGGGCCCAGGTCCCACCAACCTGTTTATCTCAGAGGCCCCGCGTCACGTGCCCGTCGGCGTCGCGGTTCAGTACGATGCGAGCGCTATCGCTCAGGCAATGCGAGACGTCGCCGATCGCCCACTCCAGCCCGCACAGCGCCGTAGCATTGCCGAGTGGACCGCGGCCACTCATTCCATGAACGCTGTCGCCCGCAGGGTGACGCAGGTAATTGCTGGAGTTGTTCGAAAGCAAAGGGACGCGACGTGA
- a CDS encoding acyltransferase: MTPNTSATLALPTQRLDALTGLRWWAAFMVFLYHIQVFAPLPGSIDAIFGQGYLGVTFFFVLSGFVLTWSMRPGVPTSTFYWRRFARIWPAHMVALVLAVLVFYTWDPIPEGSFLKPFDLGILLLSVVLLQGWFANPAILFSGNPAAWTLTVEALFYALYPWISRVLTPLAKRGALGVAGLAIVWALGYRAGMVLWPDSWLALVPMPITRIPEFLLGMALAWAMRSGWRPRLNPVVGVGSLAVTVMLVVASTRYPVFSPFADFGNEVFTVAVGLAIVSLTMRALNGRRSIFELGPQIKLGEWSFAFYLVHATMIYLALRIFGYQEPSWRNLGWMFAIFALDLVLAWALHSFVERPVERRMRRWKDQKDLRALAVTA, from the coding sequence GTGACACCAAATACCTCTGCGACGCTCGCTCTTCCCACGCAGCGTCTCGATGCGTTGACGGGGCTGCGCTGGTGGGCGGCATTCATGGTGTTCCTGTACCACATTCAGGTCTTTGCGCCGCTGCCGGGCTCAATTGACGCGATCTTTGGTCAGGGCTACCTCGGCGTCACGTTCTTCTTCGTGCTCTCGGGATTTGTATTGACCTGGTCTATGCGCCCAGGCGTGCCGACATCGACCTTCTACTGGCGCCGCTTCGCGCGGATCTGGCCGGCGCACATGGTTGCCTTAGTGCTTGCAGTGTTGGTGTTCTACACTTGGGATCCGATTCCCGAGGGCAGCTTCCTGAAGCCCTTCGACCTCGGAATCTTGCTGCTCTCAGTCGTACTGCTGCAGGGCTGGTTCGCGAACCCGGCGATCCTGTTCTCGGGAAACCCTGCTGCCTGGACGCTCACGGTAGAGGCGCTCTTCTACGCGCTGTACCCCTGGATTTCTCGTGTGCTCACCCCGCTCGCAAAGCGAGGCGCTCTGGGTGTAGCCGGTCTCGCGATCGTGTGGGCGTTAGGGTATCGGGCAGGCATGGTGCTCTGGCCTGACTCCTGGCTAGCGCTGGTGCCGATGCCGATTACCCGGATTCCCGAGTTCCTCCTCGGTATGGCGCTCGCTTGGGCCATGCGTTCGGGTTGGCGTCCACGCCTCAACCCGGTTGTCGGAGTGGGATCGTTGGCTGTCACCGTAATGCTCGTCGTGGCGTCGACACGGTACCCCGTGTTTTCGCCGTTCGCGGATTTCGGCAACGAGGTGTTCACCGTGGCGGTCGGGCTTGCCATCGTCTCGCTTACTATGCGTGCGCTGAACGGGCGTCGCTCGATCTTCGAGCTCGGGCCCCAGATCAAGCTCGGCGAATGGTCATTCGCGTTCTACCTGGTGCACGCGACCATGATCTATCTGGCGCTTCGCATCTTCGGATACCAGGAACCTTCCTGGCGAAACCTGGGTTGGATGTTTGCGATCTTCGCGCTCGACCTCGTGCTGGCTTGGGCCCTGCATAGCTTCGTCGAGCGTCCGGTCGAGCGGCGCATGCGTAGGTGGAAAGACCAGAAGGATCTGCGCGCGCTAGCAGTGACGGCCTAG
- a CDS encoding glycosyltransferase produces MTDLLVDVTIAVHSSTRPIARAVGSVLDNTAAAVRVNVVAHNIDPEVIRANLGDYADDPRVRLLALTDNIPSPAGPMNFGFEHSTAPFVSLMGSDDELAPGAIDSWLALQKETGAEAVLARIQLATGRTDPYPPVRAGRRSRALDGRKDRLAYRSAPLGLIDRRRFGDLRLSVGLPSGEDLNYSLTLWFTGKRLAYDLNGPAYVINDDAGDRVTSAPRPLAEDFAFLDELESLPWFTQASKPERTAIAAKLIRIHIFDAVLARTRSGEALAENRADLLALLDRFERIAPKVTRLLSRADRAVFSDLQSLESTPESIALRLDARHLYLSVPTLLTSNPMFALHRQAPFRTLFAGYRILNRGY; encoded by the coding sequence ATGACAGACTTGCTCGTCGATGTGACCATCGCCGTACATTCCTCGACGAGGCCCATAGCTCGAGCGGTCGGTTCAGTCCTCGACAACACTGCCGCCGCCGTTCGAGTAAATGTGGTGGCTCACAACATCGACCCAGAGGTCATTCGCGCCAATCTCGGAGATTACGCCGACGACCCCCGGGTTCGCCTGCTCGCATTGACCGACAACATTCCGTCGCCCGCCGGCCCTATGAATTTTGGGTTTGAGCATTCCACTGCTCCCTTCGTTTCCCTCATGGGATCGGACGACGAGCTCGCTCCGGGCGCGATCGATTCTTGGCTTGCGCTGCAAAAAGAAACCGGAGCCGAAGCAGTGTTGGCTCGCATTCAGCTCGCAACCGGACGCACCGACCCCTATCCCCCGGTGCGCGCGGGACGACGCAGCCGCGCGCTCGACGGCCGCAAAGATCGCCTCGCGTACCGGAGTGCCCCTTTGGGGCTCATCGACCGCCGCCGGTTCGGCGATCTTCGCCTGTCTGTCGGGCTCCCTTCCGGGGAAGACCTCAACTACTCCCTGACCCTCTGGTTCACGGGCAAGCGACTCGCCTACGACCTGAATGGCCCCGCCTACGTAATCAACGACGATGCGGGAGACCGGGTCACTTCAGCGCCACGCCCGTTAGCCGAGGACTTCGCGTTCTTGGACGAGCTCGAAAGCCTCCCCTGGTTCACCCAGGCGAGCAAACCCGAGCGCACGGCGATCGCCGCAAAGCTCATTCGGATTCACATCTTTGACGCCGTCCTTGCGCGCACACGGAGCGGCGAGGCCCTGGCCGAGAACCGCGCCGACCTCCTCGCCTTGCTCGACCGCTTTGAACGCATCGCCCCCAAGGTGACCCGACTGCTCTCGCGCGCCGACCGGGCGGTCTTCAGTGATCTGCAGAGCTTGGAAAGTACGCCCGAGAGCATCGCGCTCCGCCTCGATGCTCGCCATCTCTACCTCTCGGTGCCGACGCTCCTCACGAGCAACCCGATGTTCGCGCTGCACCGCCAGGCGCCCTTTCGCACGCTATTCGCGGGCTACAGGATCTTGAACCGCGGGTACTAA
- a CDS encoding ABC transporter ATP-binding protein has translation MKSIWRVLRQLLPLLPLGAQRYFVGYIVATSLITLIDAVAMGLLAVVIGPAITGASIKLPVVGELPAEAAPGFVLVALLLMILKSVLNVVLQWFATRRFAKYELEIGDRLFRAYINSSWEERSKRSIAEITRIADAGIANTMAGFVLPIMRIPSSFFTFVLVLGVLVFADPVTSVIALVYLSAVTMIVHFVVTKRALEAGQVNLHYGYRVAILMTEMIEALKELSLRNRLGEVADMVTENRRHGARARANGSFLGILPGFAFEAALVGGILLIGGVAYWQGGMAGALGSVALFATTGFRLIPALTGLQGGIVQATASTPGALDVIGDLVAAEQDMRTSQAPADTAVLSDSPRSLQLTDVRFRYPKAEDDVIRGLSLEIPLGSSIGIVGPSGAGKSTLIDLLLGLSQPSSGEITLDEEPLQSVLRQWRGRVGYVPQRVALFDGTIAQNVALTWGGEVDRDRVIHALERAQLGSLIGSRAAGIDERIGERGVSLSGGQQQRLGIARALYSDPLVLVLDEATSSLDTKTEDEVTKSIQSLLGEVTLISVAHRLSTIKDYDRVCYLDNGVIVAQGTFSEVARKLPAFGEQVALAGLAGMLDD, from the coding sequence ATGAAGTCCATCTGGAGAGTTCTCCGACAGCTCCTCCCGCTGCTGCCCCTGGGCGCCCAGCGGTACTTTGTCGGCTATATCGTGGCGACCAGCCTCATTACTCTGATCGACGCGGTTGCGATGGGCCTGCTTGCAGTGGTGATCGGGCCAGCGATCACCGGTGCTTCGATTAAGCTGCCGGTCGTCGGCGAGCTGCCGGCCGAGGCTGCGCCGGGATTTGTGCTCGTGGCGCTGCTTCTCATGATCTTGAAGTCGGTGCTGAACGTCGTGCTGCAGTGGTTCGCGACGCGTCGCTTTGCAAAGTACGAGCTCGAGATTGGCGACCGGCTCTTCCGGGCGTACATCAACTCCAGCTGGGAGGAGCGCTCCAAGCGTTCGATTGCCGAGATCACGAGAATCGCGGATGCGGGAATCGCAAACACGATGGCCGGCTTCGTGCTTCCCATCATGCGGATCCCGAGCTCGTTCTTCACGTTCGTGCTCGTATTGGGTGTTCTCGTCTTCGCAGATCCGGTGACGTCGGTAATCGCGCTCGTCTACCTGTCGGCAGTGACAATGATTGTGCACTTCGTGGTCACCAAACGGGCGCTCGAGGCAGGCCAGGTCAACCTGCACTACGGCTATCGCGTTGCCATCCTGATGACTGAGATGATCGAGGCGCTGAAAGAGCTCAGCCTCCGCAACCGCCTCGGCGAGGTTGCCGACATGGTGACCGAGAATCGCCGTCACGGTGCGCGCGCTCGCGCGAACGGATCCTTCCTTGGCATTCTGCCCGGATTTGCGTTCGAGGCGGCGTTGGTTGGCGGGATCCTGCTTATCGGAGGCGTCGCGTATTGGCAGGGAGGGATGGCCGGCGCTCTGGGCTCTGTCGCACTCTTCGCCACGACGGGCTTCCGACTGATTCCTGCGCTCACGGGCTTGCAAGGCGGCATCGTTCAGGCCACCGCGAGCACACCCGGTGCCCTCGACGTCATCGGGGATCTCGTCGCTGCGGAGCAGGACATGCGGACCTCGCAGGCTCCGGCGGATACCGCTGTGCTTTCCGATTCCCCGCGAAGCTTGCAGCTCACGGACGTTCGGTTTCGGTACCCGAAAGCGGAGGACGACGTCATCCGTGGGCTCTCCCTGGAGATTCCCTTGGGCAGTTCCATCGGCATCGTCGGCCCCTCAGGTGCGGGCAAGTCGACCCTCATTGACCTCTTGCTCGGCCTCAGCCAGCCCTCCTCGGGCGAGATTACGCTCGATGAAGAACCCCTGCAGTCGGTGCTGCGCCAATGGCGTGGTCGCGTCGGGTATGTCCCGCAGCGCGTCGCACTTTTCGATGGCACGATCGCGCAGAACGTCGCGCTGACGTGGGGCGGAGAGGTCGACCGTGATCGCGTGATTCACGCGCTCGAGCGCGCGCAGCTTGGCTCGTTGATCGGATCGCGTGCAGCTGGCATTGATGAACGCATCGGGGAGCGCGGCGTCTCGCTGTCGGGTGGTCAGCAGCAGCGTCTGGGCATCGCTCGTGCGCTCTACAGCGACCCGCTGGTACTGGTGCTCGACGAGGCGACCAGCTCGCTCGATACCAAGACCGAGGACGAGGTCACGAAGTCCATCCAGAGCCTGCTCGGAGAGGTGACGCTGATTTCAGTGGCTCACCGGTTGTCGACTATCAAGGATTACGATCGCGTCTGCTACCTCGACAACGGCGTAATTGTCGCGCAGGGCACCTTCAGCGAGGTCGCTAGGAAGCTCCCGGCATTCGGCGAGCAGGTCGCGCTCGCGGGCCTTGCCGGGATGTTGGACGACTAG
- a CDS encoding DegT/DnrJ/EryC1/StrS aminotransferase family protein, with the protein MGEFIPAAKPIIGDKEREAVDRVLRSGMIAQGPEVAAFEQEFAEHFVQGRETVAVNSGTSGQHLGLLAAGVGAGDEVIVPSFTFAATGNSVALTGATPVFADIEPNTFTLDPESVRASITPRTKGIMPVHLYGHPFLVDQIEAIAAEHGLAIYEDAAQAHGASWNGRPVGAIGDFGMFSLYPTKNMTSGEGGMVTCATSEIARNVRLLRNQGMETQYANEVIGFNARMTDVHAAIGRVQLTKVDAWTAQRQSNAATLDAGLAGVAGVTTPYVAAEAVHVYHQYTIRVDAAERDRIRDALKAEHNVGSGVYYPIPNHRLPSLAKYAPGLELPETERAASEVLSLPVHPSVTAGDLDRIIAAVTAVVKAGA; encoded by the coding sequence ATGGGTGAATTCATCCCCGCGGCGAAGCCGATTATTGGCGACAAAGAGCGTGAAGCGGTCGACCGTGTCTTGCGTTCGGGAATGATCGCCCAAGGCCCCGAAGTTGCTGCGTTCGAGCAGGAATTCGCGGAGCACTTTGTGCAGGGGCGCGAGACCGTCGCGGTAAACTCTGGCACGAGCGGCCAGCACCTTGGCCTTCTCGCAGCGGGCGTCGGCGCGGGCGACGAAGTCATCGTCCCCTCTTTTACCTTCGCTGCCACTGGCAACTCGGTTGCCCTGACCGGCGCGACGCCGGTGTTTGCGGACATCGAACCGAACACGTTTACCCTTGACCCCGAGTCAGTGCGTGCATCGATCACCCCCCGCACCAAGGGCATCATGCCGGTGCACCTCTACGGCCACCCCTTCCTCGTCGACCAGATTGAAGCGATCGCGGCTGAACACGGGCTCGCGATCTACGAGGACGCGGCTCAGGCGCACGGCGCGAGCTGGAATGGTCGGCCGGTCGGTGCCATCGGCGACTTCGGAATGTTCAGCCTCTATCCGACGAAGAACATGACCTCGGGCGAGGGCGGAATGGTCACCTGCGCGACGAGCGAGATCGCCCGCAACGTCCGCCTCTTGCGTAACCAGGGCATGGAGACTCAGTACGCCAACGAGGTCATCGGCTTCAACGCGCGAATGACCGACGTCCACGCCGCAATCGGACGAGTCCAGCTGACAAAGGTCGACGCTTGGACCGCGCAGCGTCAGAGCAACGCCGCAACGCTCGACGCCGGGCTTGCCGGTGTGGCGGGGGTGACGACCCCCTACGTCGCAGCCGAGGCCGTGCACGTCTACCACCAGTACACGATTCGCGTCGACGCGGCCGAGCGCGACCGCATTCGCGACGCGCTCAAGGCTGAGCACAACGTTGGTTCCGGGGTCTACTATCCGATTCCGAACCACCGCCTGCCCTCGCTCGCCAAGTACGCCCCGGGTCTCGAGCTTCCCGAGACCGAGCGCGCTGCGAGCGAGGTGCTGTCGCTCCCGGTCCACCCGTCGGTCACTGCGGGCGATCTTGATCGCATAATTGCTGCCGTAACCGCGGTAGTGAAAGCGGGTGCGTAA